The following is a genomic window from Candidatus Aegiribacteria sp..
TCGAACTAGTTCAGGAGCTGTCCACTGATCTGGATCACGATGTTTCCCGCTGATGGGGGTGTTCCGGTAATTCTTCATGCCTATATTCAGAGATTGAAATAAAATGTCTTAACCTTCAGGAGTATGAGGAATGCTTGTTAATTACCTTGCAGTAGGGGCGTATGCGGTTCTTATCATGATAATTGGTCTTTTAGGAATGCGGAAAACCCGTTCTTACAACGATTTCCTTCTCGGCGGTGGTAAAGTTGGTCCATGGATGACCGCGTTTTCCTACGGCACCGCATACTTCTCAGCTGTACTTTTTATAGGCTTCGCAGGCAAACTTGGCTGGGGATTCGGTCTCTCCGCTCTCTGGATAGCCCTTGGTAATTCATTAATAGGTGTACTTGGTGTCTGGCTTCTGCTTGGTCACAGGATAAAATCGGCAACTCATTCCCTCGGCGTCAAAACAATGCCTGAATATCTGGAAGCAAGATTCAACAGTCCATTTCTGAAAGGTTTCACTGCTGTCGCCATTTTTGTATTCTTCATACCTTATACTGCAGCGGTCTTCATGGGATTGAGCTACCTCTTCGAATCCACATTTCAGCTTCCATATGCATGGATACTGCTTTTCATGGGGCTGTTTACGGGTGTATACCTTATAATGGGCGGATACAGATCCATGGCAATGATTGATGTTATCTTCGGAATCGTTATGACTATAGGTGTTCTCGTTCTTTTCCGTTTTACTCTGGAAAAGGGAGGAGGCTTACCGAACATAATCTCAAGTCTTAAAGCGATTGAACCAAAACTTATTGGCTCTGTAGGACCACCTGGCATTATTCCACTGCTCTCTCTGGTCTTCCTGACCAGTGTAGCCCCTTTCGCGATGCCTCAGCTCGTTCAGAAATTTTACGCTGTCCGCGACCGGAAAGCAGTCAGGATAGGTACCGTAGCTTCTACTATTTTTGCTCTTCTTGTAACCGGGATAGCCTACTTCACGGGAGCGCTTACAAGGGTATTCCTTTCTCCCGCAAACACTCCAGAAGCATTTGGAGAAGGTGGAACACCAATTTTTGACGCTTTAATGCCGGAGCTTCTGACAACAGTGATTCCCGGAGCTCTCTCTGTTATTATTCTGCTCCTTGTTCTCTCAGCATCGATGTCCACACTTGCAGCTCTTGTTCTGATATCCAGCTCAACTGTTACTAAGGATTTTTATCACGGTTTCATCAATAAGAAAGCCTCAGACAGAACACTTACAAAACTGGGCAGGCTGAGCAGCGGATTCTTCATTATTCTGTCAATGATTCTGGCCTGGCAGAAACCCGCTGTAATAGTAACCATATTGTCAATATCCTGGGGTGCTATAGCTTCGGTGTTCCTCGGACCATTTATCTGGGGACTGTTCTCAAAAATGATCGGGAAAGCCGGAGCCATAACTGCATCCACTATGGGGCTTTCCGTATGCCTGATACTCTTCATCCTGTGGGGCGCTTCAAAGGTTCCCCAGGCTGCTTCCACAGGTATGCTTGTATCCCTTATCATCCCTGCTCTGTTTGTCGGTTATCGAAAGCTCAGATCAACATGATAATATTTGAGAGGATGTGTCATGAAAAAGGATAATCTGAATACAGACAAAGATACTATCACTCGTCCAGAGAATTCTTCAAGGGATGATGATATGCATATGGAAATTCTGAATTCTGTCATGGAGAGCATTCTGATTGTCAGTAACGATAATGTCATCTTATTCTGTAATCCGGTCCTTTACGAACTCTTCGAGGTCGAGATGACTGAAAATCTTATCGGAAGATCTTTCCTGGATTTTGTCTCCAGCGACCAACGGAATATCGTGTCCAGCCAGACTGATAGAAGAAAAGATGGTGAATCTTCAAGGTACGAGCTTTCGATTGTCACGGAGAAGAATAACAGGAAAACAGTATCACTTTCAGTCGTTCCGAGAAAAGACAAAGAGGGTAGAATAACAGGTTCTTTTGCCACAATATCAGACATCACAGAACGAAAGCGGATCGAACTTGAACTTGCCGAGAGTGAAAATCGCTTCAGAGATATTGCGCTTTGCAGCGCGGACTGGGTATGGGAGATAGACGCATCCAGCAGGTATACGTTCTGCTCTGATAACGTAATAAGCCTTATCGGATGCACAGCTTCTGAAGTACTTGGGAAAACACCGTTTGATTTCATGACAGCTGAGGATTCCAGTAGTATCTCAAAGATTTTCCAACTGATTGCTTTGAAGAAAATGAATATCGTCGATATGGAAAACAGAATT
Proteins encoded in this region:
- a CDS encoding sodium:solute symporter, giving the protein MLVNYLAVGAYAVLIMIIGLLGMRKTRSYNDFLLGGGKVGPWMTAFSYGTAYFSAVLFIGFAGKLGWGFGLSALWIALGNSLIGVLGVWLLLGHRIKSATHSLGVKTMPEYLEARFNSPFLKGFTAVAIFVFFIPYTAAVFMGLSYLFESTFQLPYAWILLFMGLFTGVYLIMGGYRSMAMIDVIFGIVMTIGVLVLFRFTLEKGGGLPNIISSLKAIEPKLIGSVGPPGIIPLLSLVFLTSVAPFAMPQLVQKFYAVRDRKAVRIGTVASTIFALLVTGIAYFTGALTRVFLSPANTPEAFGEGGTPIFDALMPELLTTVIPGALSVIILLLVLSASMSTLAALVLISSSTVTKDFYHGFINKKASDRTLTKLGRLSSGFFIILSMILAWQKPAVIVTILSISWGAIASVFLGPFIWGLFSKMIGKAGAITASTMGLSVCLILFILWGASKVPQAASTGMLVSLIIPALFVGYRKLRST